CCACCGCTGCGGCTGCGGCGCTTCAATCCGGCCGCGTGCAGGATCTGGGACTGGCGCGCAAGCTGTTCATGCGCGAGCACAAGCAAGTGTTCCGCGTGCTGGGCGCGATGCAGAATGCGTACTACCGGTCGGACGCGCGCCGCGAACGCTTCGTGTCGTTGTGTCACGACGTGGACGTGCAGCGCCTGACCTTCGAGGCCTACATGAACAAGAAACTGGTCAAGGCACGGCCCTTCGCGCATCTGAAAATCGGGGTCAAGAACCTCGCGCATCTCACAGGTCTCGTATCCGAGACACGGGTATAGTAAACGCACCGGTGCAGAGGCACCTGGGTACGAACGCGACAGAGAGGCCAGATCATGCGCGACGGAGACGTTATGAACGACATCATGATCCCCGCCTGGGTCGACGGCAGGTTGACGCCGGTCGAAAAGCTGGCCGCGCACCAGCGCGGATTGCGCCACAAGGCGGTGTCGGTTTTCGTGATGGACGGGCCGCGCATGTTGATCCAACGCCGCGCGCTCGGCAAATACCACACGCCCGGCCTTTGGGCGAATACCTGCTGCACCCACCCCGAATGGGAAGAGGACGCCGCCGATTGCGCGAACCGCCGCCTGTCCGAAGAGTTGGGCATCACGGGTGTGATCCCGCGCCCGCGCGGGCAGGTGGAATACCGCGCCGATGTGGGCGACGGGCTGATCGAACACGAACTGGTCGATGTCTTTGTGGTCGACGCGCCGCGGGAAATGCCTCTGGCACCGAACCCTGACGAGGTGATGGATACCCGCTGGATCGATCTGGATACCCTGCGGTCCGAGATCGCCACAACGCCAGAGGTCTTCACCCCGTGGCTGCGGATCTACATGGCCGAACACACCGCGCTGATTTTCGGCAATCCGGCCTGAGCCGGTCCTGCGAGGAGCGTCTTGCGCGGCGCGCGGAGGCGCGGCGCGAGCGAGGAGCCCCCGCCAGCCCTGTGGTCAGGCCTTGACCCGCTCCACCTTCGCGGCCTGCAAGGCCGCCGCGGCGATATCCGCCGCCGTCAGGCCGGCATCCGCATACATCGCATCCGGTGCCGCCTGATCGATAAACCGGTCCGGCAATGTCATCGTGCGCACGGCCAGATCCCCGTCCAGCAGCCCCTCGTCGCTGAGGTAGTGCAGCACCATCGCGCCAAATCCGCCCCGTGATCCCTGCTCTACCGTGATCAGCGCGCGGTGCTTGCGGGCCAGCTTCGCAATCAGCCTGGTATCCAGCGGCTTGGCGAACCGCGCGTCCGCAACCGTCACGGTCAGGCCCTCCGCCTCGATGATGTCCGCGGCCCGCAGGCTTTCGCCCAGATGCGCGCCGAAGGACAGGATCGCCACGTCGAACCCGTGGCGCACGACCAGCCCCTTGCCGATCTCCAGCGGGACACCGCGTTCGGGCAGGGCCACACCGCTGCCTTCCCCGCGCGGATAGCGAAAGGCGATGGGCCCGCTGTCGTGGGCGACTGCAGTGGCCACCATATGCACCAGCTCCGCCTCGTCCGACGCGGCCATCACCACCATGTTCGGCAGCGC
The Sulfitobacter sp. HNIBRBA3233 DNA segment above includes these coding regions:
- the idi gene encoding isopentenyl-diphosphate Delta-isomerase, which gives rise to MNDIMIPAWVDGRLTPVEKLAAHQRGLRHKAVSVFVMDGPRMLIQRRALGKYHTPGLWANTCCTHPEWEEDAADCANRRLSEELGITGVIPRPRGQVEYRADVGDGLIEHELVDVFVVDAPREMPLAPNPDEVMDTRWIDLDTLRSEIATTPEVFTPWLRIYMAEHTALIFGNPA